The following are encoded in a window of Mustela nigripes isolate SB6536 chromosome 1, MUSNIG.SB6536, whole genome shotgun sequence genomic DNA:
- the PTPRCAP gene encoding protein tyrosine phosphatase receptor type C-associated protein encodes MDLPCALGLGTLLALPGVLGSGGSAEDSEGSNSVTVVVLLLLLLLLATGLALAWCRLSRDSGGYYHPARLSAALWGRTRRLLWASPPGRWLRARAELESPDEDPEQPQDTQDVEEDYHLAGGLEEAESLEEEQQAGEGPGPQQAPEPADEARDNNIEAGLGLRSQGPAGSGGSAEALLSDLHAFAGSAAWDDSAEAAGGQGLHVTAL; translated from the exons ATG GACCTGCCCTGTGCCCTAGGGCTCGGGACACTGCTGGCCCTGCCGGGGGTCCTGGGCTCGGGCGGCAGTGCCGAGGACAGTGAGGGTTCCAACTCCGTCACTGTCGtcgtgctgctgctgctgctcctgctgttGGCCACCGGCCTGGCGCTGGCCTGGTGCCGCCTCAGCCGGGACTCGGGGGGCTACTACCACCCGGCCCGCCTGAGCGCCGCGCTGTGGGGCCGCACCCGCCGCCTCCTCTGGGCCAGCCCGCCAGGCCGCTGGCTCCGGGCTCGGGCCGAGCTGGAGTCGCCCGACGAGGACCCTGAGCAGCCGCAGGACACGCAGGATGTGGAAGAGGACTACCACCTGGCCGGCGGCCTGGAGGAGGCAGAGTCcctggaggaggagcagcaggcaggagaggggccCGGCCCCCAGCAGGCCCCGGAGCCAGCTGACGAAGCACGCGACAATAACATCGAAGCGGGCCTGGGCCTCAGATCCCAGGGGCCGGCGGGCTCAGGGGGCAGCGCTGAGGCCCTGCTGAGCGACCTGCACGCCTTTGCCGGCAGCGCGGCCTGGGACGACAGCGCCGAAGCGGCGGGGGGCCAGGGCCTCCATGTCACCGCTCTGTAA